In Electrophorus electricus isolate fEleEle1 chromosome 6, fEleEle1.pri, whole genome shotgun sequence, a single genomic region encodes these proteins:
- the tbc1d8b gene encoding TBC1 domain family member 8B isoform X2: MWLKPEEVLLKNALKLWVTERSNDYFVLQRRRGYGEGSSALTGLLVGTLDTVLDSTAKVAPYRILHQTPDSQVYWTVACGASLEEISQHWDWLQINIMRTLSVFDSGDDITSFVQGKIRGLIAEEGKGAPDTQEQERFREAVLRFEHLFGLPRQEKLVTYYSCSYWRGRVPNQGWMYLSTHFLCFYSYLLGNEVKLALPWDEVSRLERASSVLLTESIRVCVRGEEHYFSMLLHLQQTYLLMQQLAAYAVTRLFDKETFDADHPLSDPPRITQRALEVHARNQAFRAFFRLPCEENLCEVYESFLWLPFSHHNTLGKICVSERYLCFASQDGSQCHLILPLREVVAVELVDPGSRALSVSVRGKRGFRFSEVRDFERLAATIRRKCVPSTSPQHSAVTQLPLCDDEEEMMVGQKKAVSTEALMNVFHPHDTENLDPKMLKERMKEQLWQIHFAEYGRGSGMFCTKKTRDLVVRGIPETLRGELWMLFSGAVNDMAVHPGYYTSLLEECMGSSSLACDEIERDLHRSLPEHPAFQTDTGISALRRVLTAYAYRNPKIGYCQAMNILTSVLLLYAKEEEAFWLLVAVCERMLPDYFNRRIIGALVDQAVFEELIRDHLTQLTDHMSDLSFFSSVSLSWFLTLFISVLPIESAVNVVDCFFYDGIRAVLQLALAVLHHNVDSLLCCSDDAEAVTILNRFFDSVTNKDSPLPATVQQATGDRSAQPTVDITDLIREAYENFGNIQWEEVESMRKRNKLYVVQTLEETTKQNVLRVIAQDVKFSATQLEELYWLFKRQHFISCYWNQSSSTLLNHDPSLPYLDQYQLGHGQFCSLFSLLLPWGNSPPSNTHTCVHSHSHTHSHLHSLARSAFCLADQNEDGLINFREFICALDVLYNGSFTEKLKFLFKLHLQPDCGGDGVIRKSPERGRGKFDLQEYLKQWQDELQKKDDNIKHLPRINQTQFICLSKTLYSVFHGDEEEEHLYCAVARVTSLLLRMEEVGRKLQENSPTKTPPTTTQSPAPTPAAEQSPAPTPGLEQSPAPTSHTPETCTPTESEGTTKTPDSPPGCAGISPVHPDTSPSDTNPTSTTSTATSSPTGTHSSTLDTPSDTPGDPPSPAAGGDWSFSFEQILASLLNEPTVVRFFEQTVDADTLIEYARSAQLRDARTHVK, from the exons ATGTGGCTTAAACCCGAAGAGGTGCTCCTGAAAAACGCACTCAAGCTATGGGTGACGGAGAGGTCCAACGACTATTTCGTGCTGCAGCGCAGACGCGGCTACGGCGAGGGCAGCAGCGCGCTGACGG GTCTCCTGGTCGGAACTCTGGACACAGTCTTGGACTCCACAGCCAAAGTAGCTCCATACCGGATCTTGCACCAAACACCTGACTCACAAGTGTACTGGACCGTAGCCTGCG gtgcttCTCTAGAGGAGATCTCTCAGCACTGGGACTGGTTGCAGATCAACATTATGAgaactctctctgtgtttgacTCCGGGGATGACATCACTAGCTTTGTCCAGGGCAAGATTCGA ggtCTGATAGCAGAGGAGGGAAAGGGAGCCCCTGACACGCAAGAGCAGGAACGGTTCCGTGAGGCTGTTCTGCGCTTCGAGCACTTGTTTGGCCTGCCACGGCAGGAGAAGCTGGTGACCTACTACTCCTGCAGCTACTGGAGAGGCCGTGTGCCCAACCAGGGCTGGATGTACCTCAGCACACACTTCCTTTGCTTTTATTCCTACCTGCTGGGAAacgagg TGAAGTTGGCCTTGCCCTGGGACGAAGTGAGCCGGCTGGAGCGCGCCTCCAGCGTGCTGCTAACGGAGAGCatccgcgtgtgtgtgcgtggcgaGGAGCATTACTTCTCCATGCTCTTGCACCTCCAGCAGACTTACCTGCTCATGCAACAGCTGGCTGCCTACGCTGTCACCCGCTTGTTCGACAAGGAGACCTTCGATGCAGACCACCCTCTCTCCGACCCCCCGCGCATCACACAGAG GGCGCTGGAGGTGCACGCGAGGAACCAGGCGTTCCGGGCATTCTTCCGTCTGCCGTGCGAGGAGAACCTGTGTGAAGTGTATGAGAGCTTCCTCTGGCTTCCCTTCAGCCACCACAACACACTGGGCAAGATCTGCGTATCCGAGAGATACCTCTGCTTCGCCAGTCAGGACGGGAGCCAATGCCATCTCATCCTACCCCTCCGGgag GTTGTAGCAGTGGAGCTGGTGGATCCTGGCAGCCGTGCCCTAAGTGTGTCTGTGCGGGGTAAACGGGGGTTCCGCTTTTCCGAGGTTCGAGATTTTGAGCGTCTGGCAGCCACTATCCGTAGGAAATGCGTGCCATCGACAAGCCCTCAACATTCCGCCGTTACACAG ctgcctctgtgtgatgatgaggaggagatgATGGTTGGTCAGAAAAAGGCTGTCAGCACAGAGGCTCTGATGAACGTTTTCCATCCGCACGACACTGAAAATCTGGATCCCAAAATG ctgaAGGAGCGAATGAAAGAGCAGCTGTGGCAGATCCACTTTGCAGAATATGGTCGGGGGAGTGGAATGTTCTGCACCAAAAAAACCCGTGACCTTGTCGTACGAGGAATTCCAGAGACACTCAGGGGAGAACTGTGGATGCTTTTCtcag gtgcgGTGAACGACATGGCTGTCCACCCCGGTTACTACACATCTCTGCTGGAGGAGTGTATGGGCAGCAGTTCTCTGGCCTGCGATGAGATCGAGAGAGACCTGCACCGCTCCCTCCCAGAGCACCCGGCGTTCCAGACCGATACCGGAATATCCGCCCTGCGAAGAGTCCTGACTGCCTATGCCTACCGCAACCCCAAAATCGGCTACtgccag GCGATGAATATCCTAACATCTGTACTGCTGCTGTACGCCAAGGAGGAAGAGGCCTTCTGGCTgctggtggctgtgtgtgagaggatgctGCCGGACTATTTCAACCGTAGAATCATTG GTGCCCTGGTTGATCAGGCTGTGTTTGAGGAACTCATCCGTGATCACCTGACCCAGCTGACGGATCACATGTCCGACCTGTCCTTCTTCTCGTCGGTGTCTCTATCCTGGTTCCTCACGCTGTTCATTAGCGTGCTGCCCATTGAGAGTGCAGTGAATGTGGTGGACTGCTTCTTCTACGACGGCATCAGAGCCGTGCTCCAGCTCGCCCTGGCTGTCCTCCACCACAACGTGGACAGCCTGCTCTGCTGCAGCGACGATGCAGAAGCTGTCACCATCCTCAACAG GTTTTTTGACAGTGTGACCAATAAAGACAGTCCCCTCCCAGCCACTGTACAGCAGGCAACCGGTGACCGATCAGCCCAGCCTACAGTGGACATCACCGACCTCATCCGAGAGGCCTACGAA AATTTTGGGAATATCCAGTGGGAGGAAGTGGAGAGTATGCGTAAACGCAACAAACTCTATGTTGTTCAGACACTGGAAGAGACAACCAAACAAAACGTG TTGCGAGTCATTGCTCAGGATGTGAAGTTCAGTGCCACTCAGCTGGAAGAGCTCTACTGGCTGTTTaag agGCAGCATTTTATTAGCTGTTATTGGAACCAGAGCAGTTCTACTCTGCTGAACCATGACCCAAGTCTACCTTATCTGGACCAGTACCAGCTCGGCCATGGCcagttctgctctctcttcagCCTCCTGTTACCTTGGGGCAACAGcccaccctcaaacacacacacgtgcgtgcactcgcactctcacacacactcacatttacacTCTCTGGCGCGGTCAGCTTTCTGCCTTGCGGATCAGAATGAAGACGGACTGATCAACTTCAGAGAGTTCATCTGTGCCCTGG atgtcCTGTATAATGGCTCATTCACAGAAAAGCTGAAGTTTCTCTTCAAGCTTCATCTGCAGCCCG actgtggtggtgatggtgtgatCAGGAAGAGCCCAGAGAGAG GTCGTGGGAAGTTTGATCTCCAGGAGTATTTGAAACAGTGGCAGGATGAGTTGCAGAAGAAAGATGATAACATAAAACACCTGCCTAGAATTAACCag ACCCAGTTTATTTGCTTGTCTAAGACGCTGTACAGTGTGTTCCATggagatgaggaggaagagcatCTGTACTGTGCGGTTGCCCGGGTAACCAGCCTACTGCTGCGCATGGAGGAAGTGGGAAGAAAGCTGCAAGAGAACAGCCCAACAAAGACTCCTCCCACTACCACGCAGAGCCCCGCCCCTACACCGGCCGCTGAGCAGAGCCCCGCCCCTACACCAGGCCTTGAGCAGAGCCCCGCCCCTACGAGCCACACCCCGGAGACGTGCACTCCAACTGAGAGTGAGGGCACCACCAAAACTCCTGATTCTCCACCTGGGTGTGCCGGCATCTCCCCTGTTCATCCAGACACAAGCCCCTCAGACAcaaaccccacctccaccacctccactgcCACTAGCAGCCCCACCGGGACCCACAGCTCCACCCTGGACACGCCTTCGGACACGCCCGGGGATCCTCCGAGCCCTGCCGCGGGTGGAGACTGGAGTTTTTCTTTTGAGCAGATTCTGGCCTCACTCCTGAACGAGCCCACCGTCGTCCGCTTCTTTGAGCAAACAGTTGACGCAGACACGCTCATAGAGTACGCACGCAGTGCCCAGCtcagagacgcacgcacgcacgtaaaGTAA
- the tbc1d8b gene encoding TBC1 domain family member 8B isoform X3: MQTTLSPTPRASHRGLLHHRALEVHARNQAFRAFFRLPCEENLCEVYESFLWLPFSHHNTLGKICVSERYLCFASQDGSQCHLILPLREVVAVELVDPGSRALSVSVRGKRGFRFSEVRDFERLAATIRRKCVPSTSPQHSAVTQLPLCDDEEEMMVGQKKAVSTEALMNVFHPHDTENLDPKMLKERMKEQLWQIHFAEYGRGSGMFCTKKTRDLVVRGIPETLRGELWMLFSGAVNDMAVHPGYYTSLLEECMGSSSLACDEIERDLHRSLPEHPAFQTDTGISALRRVLTAYAYRNPKIGYCQAMNILTSVLLLYAKEEEAFWLLVAVCERMLPDYFNRRIIGALVDQAVFEELIRDHLTQLTDHMSDLSFFSSVSLSWFLTLFISVLPIESAVNVVDCFFYDGIRAVLQLALAVLHHNVDSLLCCSDDAEAVTILNRFFDSVTNKDSPLPATVQQATGDRSAQPTVDITDLIREAYENFGNIQWEEVESMRKRNKLYVVQTLEETTKQNVLRVIAQDVKFSATQLEELYWLFKRQHFISCYWNQSSSTLLNHDPSLPYLDQYQLGHGQFCSLFSLLLPWGNSPPSNTHTCVHSHSHTHSHLHSLARSAFCLADQNEDGLINFREFICALDVLYNGSFTEKLKFLFKLHLQPAGTRLPKALRSSACTLPAEEFSLSPRLSDCGGDGVIRKSPERGRGKFDLQEYLKQWQDELQKKDDNIKHLPRINQTQFICLSKTLYSVFHGDEEEEHLYCAVARVTSLLLRMEEVGRKLQENSPTKTPPTTTQSPAPTPAAEQSPAPTPGLEQSPAPTSHTPETCTPTESEGTTKTPDSPPGCAGISPVHPDTSPSDTNPTSTTSTATSSPTGTHSSTLDTPSDTPGDPPSPAAGGDWSFSFEQILASLLNEPTVVRFFEQTVDADTLIEYARSAQLRDARTHVK; encoded by the exons ATGCAGACCACCCTCTCTCCGACCCCCCGCGCATCACACAGAG GTTTACTCCACCACAGGGCGCTGGAGGTGCACGCGAGGAACCAGGCGTTCCGGGCATTCTTCCGTCTGCCGTGCGAGGAGAACCTGTGTGAAGTGTATGAGAGCTTCCTCTGGCTTCCCTTCAGCCACCACAACACACTGGGCAAGATCTGCGTATCCGAGAGATACCTCTGCTTCGCCAGTCAGGACGGGAGCCAATGCCATCTCATCCTACCCCTCCGGgag GTTGTAGCAGTGGAGCTGGTGGATCCTGGCAGCCGTGCCCTAAGTGTGTCTGTGCGGGGTAAACGGGGGTTCCGCTTTTCCGAGGTTCGAGATTTTGAGCGTCTGGCAGCCACTATCCGTAGGAAATGCGTGCCATCGACAAGCCCTCAACATTCCGCCGTTACACAG ctgcctctgtgtgatgatgaggaggagatgATGGTTGGTCAGAAAAAGGCTGTCAGCACAGAGGCTCTGATGAACGTTTTCCATCCGCACGACACTGAAAATCTGGATCCCAAAATG ctgaAGGAGCGAATGAAAGAGCAGCTGTGGCAGATCCACTTTGCAGAATATGGTCGGGGGAGTGGAATGTTCTGCACCAAAAAAACCCGTGACCTTGTCGTACGAGGAATTCCAGAGACACTCAGGGGAGAACTGTGGATGCTTTTCtcag gtgcgGTGAACGACATGGCTGTCCACCCCGGTTACTACACATCTCTGCTGGAGGAGTGTATGGGCAGCAGTTCTCTGGCCTGCGATGAGATCGAGAGAGACCTGCACCGCTCCCTCCCAGAGCACCCGGCGTTCCAGACCGATACCGGAATATCCGCCCTGCGAAGAGTCCTGACTGCCTATGCCTACCGCAACCCCAAAATCGGCTACtgccag GCGATGAATATCCTAACATCTGTACTGCTGCTGTACGCCAAGGAGGAAGAGGCCTTCTGGCTgctggtggctgtgtgtgagaggatgctGCCGGACTATTTCAACCGTAGAATCATTG GTGCCCTGGTTGATCAGGCTGTGTTTGAGGAACTCATCCGTGATCACCTGACCCAGCTGACGGATCACATGTCCGACCTGTCCTTCTTCTCGTCGGTGTCTCTATCCTGGTTCCTCACGCTGTTCATTAGCGTGCTGCCCATTGAGAGTGCAGTGAATGTGGTGGACTGCTTCTTCTACGACGGCATCAGAGCCGTGCTCCAGCTCGCCCTGGCTGTCCTCCACCACAACGTGGACAGCCTGCTCTGCTGCAGCGACGATGCAGAAGCTGTCACCATCCTCAACAG GTTTTTTGACAGTGTGACCAATAAAGACAGTCCCCTCCCAGCCACTGTACAGCAGGCAACCGGTGACCGATCAGCCCAGCCTACAGTGGACATCACCGACCTCATCCGAGAGGCCTACGAA AATTTTGGGAATATCCAGTGGGAGGAAGTGGAGAGTATGCGTAAACGCAACAAACTCTATGTTGTTCAGACACTGGAAGAGACAACCAAACAAAACGTG TTGCGAGTCATTGCTCAGGATGTGAAGTTCAGTGCCACTCAGCTGGAAGAGCTCTACTGGCTGTTTaag agGCAGCATTTTATTAGCTGTTATTGGAACCAGAGCAGTTCTACTCTGCTGAACCATGACCCAAGTCTACCTTATCTGGACCAGTACCAGCTCGGCCATGGCcagttctgctctctcttcagCCTCCTGTTACCTTGGGGCAACAGcccaccctcaaacacacacacgtgcgtgcactcgcactctcacacacactcacatttacacTCTCTGGCGCGGTCAGCTTTCTGCCTTGCGGATCAGAATGAAGACGGACTGATCAACTTCAGAGAGTTCATCTGTGCCCTGG atgtcCTGTATAATGGCTCATTCACAGAAAAGCTGAAGTTTCTCTTCAAGCTTCATCTGCAGCCCG cAGGGACTCGGCTCCCAAAGGCCTTAAGATCTTCTGCCTGTACTCTACCAGCTgaagagttctctctctcccctcgtcTTTCTG actgtggtggtgatggtgtgatCAGGAAGAGCCCAGAGAGAG GTCGTGGGAAGTTTGATCTCCAGGAGTATTTGAAACAGTGGCAGGATGAGTTGCAGAAGAAAGATGATAACATAAAACACCTGCCTAGAATTAACCag ACCCAGTTTATTTGCTTGTCTAAGACGCTGTACAGTGTGTTCCATggagatgaggaggaagagcatCTGTACTGTGCGGTTGCCCGGGTAACCAGCCTACTGCTGCGCATGGAGGAAGTGGGAAGAAAGCTGCAAGAGAACAGCCCAACAAAGACTCCTCCCACTACCACGCAGAGCCCCGCCCCTACACCGGCCGCTGAGCAGAGCCCCGCCCCTACACCAGGCCTTGAGCAGAGCCCCGCCCCTACGAGCCACACCCCGGAGACGTGCACTCCAACTGAGAGTGAGGGCACCACCAAAACTCCTGATTCTCCACCTGGGTGTGCCGGCATCTCCCCTGTTCATCCAGACACAAGCCCCTCAGACAcaaaccccacctccaccacctccactgcCACTAGCAGCCCCACCGGGACCCACAGCTCCACCCTGGACACGCCTTCGGACACGCCCGGGGATCCTCCGAGCCCTGCCGCGGGTGGAGACTGGAGTTTTTCTTTTGAGCAGATTCTGGCCTCACTCCTGAACGAGCCCACCGTCGTCCGCTTCTTTGAGCAAACAGTTGACGCAGACACGCTCATAGAGTACGCACGCAGTGCCCAGCtcagagacgcacgcacgcacgtaaaGTAA
- the tbc1d8b gene encoding TBC1 domain family member 8B isoform X1 yields the protein MWLKPEEVLLKNALKLWVTERSNDYFVLQRRRGYGEGSSALTGLLVGTLDTVLDSTAKVAPYRILHQTPDSQVYWTVACGASLEEISQHWDWLQINIMRTLSVFDSGDDITSFVQGKIRGLIAEEGKGAPDTQEQERFREAVLRFEHLFGLPRQEKLVTYYSCSYWRGRVPNQGWMYLSTHFLCFYSYLLGNEVKLALPWDEVSRLERASSVLLTESIRVCVRGEEHYFSMLLHLQQTYLLMQQLAAYAVTRLFDKETFDADHPLSDPPRITQRALEVHARNQAFRAFFRLPCEENLCEVYESFLWLPFSHHNTLGKICVSERYLCFASQDGSQCHLILPLREVVAVELVDPGSRALSVSVRGKRGFRFSEVRDFERLAATIRRKCVPSTSPQHSAVTQLPLCDDEEEMMVGQKKAVSTEALMNVFHPHDTENLDPKMLKERMKEQLWQIHFAEYGRGSGMFCTKKTRDLVVRGIPETLRGELWMLFSGAVNDMAVHPGYYTSLLEECMGSSSLACDEIERDLHRSLPEHPAFQTDTGISALRRVLTAYAYRNPKIGYCQAMNILTSVLLLYAKEEEAFWLLVAVCERMLPDYFNRRIIGALVDQAVFEELIRDHLTQLTDHMSDLSFFSSVSLSWFLTLFISVLPIESAVNVVDCFFYDGIRAVLQLALAVLHHNVDSLLCCSDDAEAVTILNRFFDSVTNKDSPLPATVQQATGDRSAQPTVDITDLIREAYENFGNIQWEEVESMRKRNKLYVVQTLEETTKQNVLRVIAQDVKFSATQLEELYWLFKRQHFISCYWNQSSSTLLNHDPSLPYLDQYQLGHGQFCSLFSLLLPWGNSPPSNTHTCVHSHSHTHSHLHSLARSAFCLADQNEDGLINFREFICALDVLYNGSFTEKLKFLFKLHLQPAGTRLPKALRSSACTLPAEEFSLSPRLSDCGGDGVIRKSPERGRGKFDLQEYLKQWQDELQKKDDNIKHLPRINQTQFICLSKTLYSVFHGDEEEEHLYCAVARVTSLLLRMEEVGRKLQENSPTKTPPTTTQSPAPTPAAEQSPAPTPGLEQSPAPTSHTPETCTPTESEGTTKTPDSPPGCAGISPVHPDTSPSDTNPTSTTSTATSSPTGTHSSTLDTPSDTPGDPPSPAAGGDWSFSFEQILASLLNEPTVVRFFEQTVDADTLIEYARSAQLRDARTHVK from the exons ATGTGGCTTAAACCCGAAGAGGTGCTCCTGAAAAACGCACTCAAGCTATGGGTGACGGAGAGGTCCAACGACTATTTCGTGCTGCAGCGCAGACGCGGCTACGGCGAGGGCAGCAGCGCGCTGACGG GTCTCCTGGTCGGAACTCTGGACACAGTCTTGGACTCCACAGCCAAAGTAGCTCCATACCGGATCTTGCACCAAACACCTGACTCACAAGTGTACTGGACCGTAGCCTGCG gtgcttCTCTAGAGGAGATCTCTCAGCACTGGGACTGGTTGCAGATCAACATTATGAgaactctctctgtgtttgacTCCGGGGATGACATCACTAGCTTTGTCCAGGGCAAGATTCGA ggtCTGATAGCAGAGGAGGGAAAGGGAGCCCCTGACACGCAAGAGCAGGAACGGTTCCGTGAGGCTGTTCTGCGCTTCGAGCACTTGTTTGGCCTGCCACGGCAGGAGAAGCTGGTGACCTACTACTCCTGCAGCTACTGGAGAGGCCGTGTGCCCAACCAGGGCTGGATGTACCTCAGCACACACTTCCTTTGCTTTTATTCCTACCTGCTGGGAAacgagg TGAAGTTGGCCTTGCCCTGGGACGAAGTGAGCCGGCTGGAGCGCGCCTCCAGCGTGCTGCTAACGGAGAGCatccgcgtgtgtgtgcgtggcgaGGAGCATTACTTCTCCATGCTCTTGCACCTCCAGCAGACTTACCTGCTCATGCAACAGCTGGCTGCCTACGCTGTCACCCGCTTGTTCGACAAGGAGACCTTCGATGCAGACCACCCTCTCTCCGACCCCCCGCGCATCACACAGAG GGCGCTGGAGGTGCACGCGAGGAACCAGGCGTTCCGGGCATTCTTCCGTCTGCCGTGCGAGGAGAACCTGTGTGAAGTGTATGAGAGCTTCCTCTGGCTTCCCTTCAGCCACCACAACACACTGGGCAAGATCTGCGTATCCGAGAGATACCTCTGCTTCGCCAGTCAGGACGGGAGCCAATGCCATCTCATCCTACCCCTCCGGgag GTTGTAGCAGTGGAGCTGGTGGATCCTGGCAGCCGTGCCCTAAGTGTGTCTGTGCGGGGTAAACGGGGGTTCCGCTTTTCCGAGGTTCGAGATTTTGAGCGTCTGGCAGCCACTATCCGTAGGAAATGCGTGCCATCGACAAGCCCTCAACATTCCGCCGTTACACAG ctgcctctgtgtgatgatgaggaggagatgATGGTTGGTCAGAAAAAGGCTGTCAGCACAGAGGCTCTGATGAACGTTTTCCATCCGCACGACACTGAAAATCTGGATCCCAAAATG ctgaAGGAGCGAATGAAAGAGCAGCTGTGGCAGATCCACTTTGCAGAATATGGTCGGGGGAGTGGAATGTTCTGCACCAAAAAAACCCGTGACCTTGTCGTACGAGGAATTCCAGAGACACTCAGGGGAGAACTGTGGATGCTTTTCtcag gtgcgGTGAACGACATGGCTGTCCACCCCGGTTACTACACATCTCTGCTGGAGGAGTGTATGGGCAGCAGTTCTCTGGCCTGCGATGAGATCGAGAGAGACCTGCACCGCTCCCTCCCAGAGCACCCGGCGTTCCAGACCGATACCGGAATATCCGCCCTGCGAAGAGTCCTGACTGCCTATGCCTACCGCAACCCCAAAATCGGCTACtgccag GCGATGAATATCCTAACATCTGTACTGCTGCTGTACGCCAAGGAGGAAGAGGCCTTCTGGCTgctggtggctgtgtgtgagaggatgctGCCGGACTATTTCAACCGTAGAATCATTG GTGCCCTGGTTGATCAGGCTGTGTTTGAGGAACTCATCCGTGATCACCTGACCCAGCTGACGGATCACATGTCCGACCTGTCCTTCTTCTCGTCGGTGTCTCTATCCTGGTTCCTCACGCTGTTCATTAGCGTGCTGCCCATTGAGAGTGCAGTGAATGTGGTGGACTGCTTCTTCTACGACGGCATCAGAGCCGTGCTCCAGCTCGCCCTGGCTGTCCTCCACCACAACGTGGACAGCCTGCTCTGCTGCAGCGACGATGCAGAAGCTGTCACCATCCTCAACAG GTTTTTTGACAGTGTGACCAATAAAGACAGTCCCCTCCCAGCCACTGTACAGCAGGCAACCGGTGACCGATCAGCCCAGCCTACAGTGGACATCACCGACCTCATCCGAGAGGCCTACGAA AATTTTGGGAATATCCAGTGGGAGGAAGTGGAGAGTATGCGTAAACGCAACAAACTCTATGTTGTTCAGACACTGGAAGAGACAACCAAACAAAACGTG TTGCGAGTCATTGCTCAGGATGTGAAGTTCAGTGCCACTCAGCTGGAAGAGCTCTACTGGCTGTTTaag agGCAGCATTTTATTAGCTGTTATTGGAACCAGAGCAGTTCTACTCTGCTGAACCATGACCCAAGTCTACCTTATCTGGACCAGTACCAGCTCGGCCATGGCcagttctgctctctcttcagCCTCCTGTTACCTTGGGGCAACAGcccaccctcaaacacacacacgtgcgtgcactcgcactctcacacacactcacatttacacTCTCTGGCGCGGTCAGCTTTCTGCCTTGCGGATCAGAATGAAGACGGACTGATCAACTTCAGAGAGTTCATCTGTGCCCTGG atgtcCTGTATAATGGCTCATTCACAGAAAAGCTGAAGTTTCTCTTCAAGCTTCATCTGCAGCCCG cAGGGACTCGGCTCCCAAAGGCCTTAAGATCTTCTGCCTGTACTCTACCAGCTgaagagttctctctctcccctcgtcTTTCTG actgtggtggtgatggtgtgatCAGGAAGAGCCCAGAGAGAG GTCGTGGGAAGTTTGATCTCCAGGAGTATTTGAAACAGTGGCAGGATGAGTTGCAGAAGAAAGATGATAACATAAAACACCTGCCTAGAATTAACCag ACCCAGTTTATTTGCTTGTCTAAGACGCTGTACAGTGTGTTCCATggagatgaggaggaagagcatCTGTACTGTGCGGTTGCCCGGGTAACCAGCCTACTGCTGCGCATGGAGGAAGTGGGAAGAAAGCTGCAAGAGAACAGCCCAACAAAGACTCCTCCCACTACCACGCAGAGCCCCGCCCCTACACCGGCCGCTGAGCAGAGCCCCGCCCCTACACCAGGCCTTGAGCAGAGCCCCGCCCCTACGAGCCACACCCCGGAGACGTGCACTCCAACTGAGAGTGAGGGCACCACCAAAACTCCTGATTCTCCACCTGGGTGTGCCGGCATCTCCCCTGTTCATCCAGACACAAGCCCCTCAGACAcaaaccccacctccaccacctccactgcCACTAGCAGCCCCACCGGGACCCACAGCTCCACCCTGGACACGCCTTCGGACACGCCCGGGGATCCTCCGAGCCCTGCCGCGGGTGGAGACTGGAGTTTTTCTTTTGAGCAGATTCTGGCCTCACTCCTGAACGAGCCCACCGTCGTCCGCTTCTTTGAGCAAACAGTTGACGCAGACACGCTCATAGAGTACGCACGCAGTGCCCAGCtcagagacgcacgcacgcacgtaaaGTAA